In Streptomyces sp. NBC_00335, a single genomic region encodes these proteins:
- a CDS encoding aminoacyl--tRNA ligase-related protein, whose protein sequence is MSPSSPEAGRSPSTRGGLATLGPGALRLRATLEGVFTGWAAEVGADAVQYPPLMRVEDLHRLDYFQNFPQLAILGAALTEEAAPQYATGGPREASLPAGHLTEASYALPSAACYNVYLDLAGRTLTEGPHKVTTVATCFRRETHYDALRRLLGFSMREIVCVGTRDEVLAHLELFRKKITGYLSELGLPVEIEAATDPFFDASAGRALMAQLFPVKEEFVFDGSLAIGSLNFHRNFFGERCEIRTADGEPAFTGCVAFGLERWISALTSHFGLTEDELADRVLATGRP, encoded by the coding sequence ATGAGTCCGAGTAGTCCGGAGGCCGGCCGCAGCCCTTCGACGCGCGGCGGTCTCGCGACCCTCGGGCCCGGTGCGCTGAGGCTGCGGGCCACGCTCGAAGGGGTGTTCACCGGCTGGGCGGCCGAGGTCGGCGCCGACGCGGTGCAGTACCCGCCCCTGATGCGGGTCGAGGACCTGCACAGGCTGGACTACTTCCAGAACTTCCCGCAGCTGGCCATCCTGGGAGCGGCCCTCACGGAGGAGGCCGCTCCGCAGTACGCGACGGGCGGGCCCCGCGAGGCCTCCCTGCCGGCGGGGCACCTCACGGAGGCCTCGTACGCACTGCCTTCGGCGGCCTGCTACAACGTCTACCTCGATCTGGCGGGCCGCACGCTGACGGAAGGTCCCCACAAGGTGACCACCGTCGCCACCTGCTTCCGCCGCGAGACGCACTACGACGCGCTGCGCCGGCTGCTGGGCTTCAGCATGCGGGAGATCGTGTGCGTCGGCACCCGGGACGAGGTCCTGGCCCACCTGGAACTGTTCCGGAAGAAGATCACGGGCTATCTGTCGGAGCTCGGGCTGCCGGTCGAGATCGAGGCCGCCACCGACCCCTTCTTCGACGCGAGCGCGGGACGCGCGCTGATGGCCCAGCTCTTCCCGGTCAAGGAGGAGTTCGTCTTCGACGGGTCGCTGGCCATCGGCTCGCTCAACTTCCACCGCAACTTCTTCGGCGAGCGCTGCGAGATCCGCACCGCGGACGGCGAGCCCGCCTTCACCGGTTGCGTGGCCTTCGGCCTGGAGCGCTGGATCAGCGCCCTCACCTCGCACTT
- a CDS encoding acyl carrier protein → MSGATEHKPAGFDAVVRYLLTKRPELTSIDPDLDLVENRILDSLGFVNFLYVLEEQTGEEILMEHVTPSDFRTINSIRKRFFHESE, encoded by the coding sequence ATGAGCGGGGCAACGGAGCACAAGCCCGCCGGGTTCGACGCCGTGGTCCGGTACCTGCTGACCAAGCGGCCGGAGCTGACCTCGATCGATCCGGACCTCGACCTGGTCGAGAACCGCATCCTCGACTCCCTCGGCTTCGTCAACTTCCTCTACGTACTGGAGGAGCAGACGGGTGAAGAGATCTTGATGGAGCACGTAACGCCGTCTGATTTTCGTACGATCAACTCGATTCGAAAGAGGTTCTTCCATGAGTCCGAGTAG
- a CDS encoding diiron oxygenase, translating into MSTPVLQADAQLQSILDRLVSMSERDHYDPYTMFDWPDSLPEDQYWMTPELLSIHGTKVAESFTEEQKWAISKWESVNFYSLNVDGIRELITEIIARIHTKDFALSSEYFHHMIGEENAHMWFFARFCLLYGGKVYPDKGVQLEMKSEGESAHFLVFARLLLFEEVVDFFNKRMGDDDRLHPTIRKINAIHHQDESRHVAFGRQIVSHLHRQLREKLSTEELAELELYLKRYLRKSVDGLVNPAAFKDAGIANPYQVRNEVLADPAFHELERKMLKRSMSFLVNEGIFTDDVLPRS; encoded by the coding sequence ATGAGCACGCCCGTGCTGCAGGCCGACGCACAGCTGCAGTCCATACTCGACCGGCTCGTGTCGATGTCCGAGCGCGACCACTACGACCCGTACACGATGTTCGACTGGCCGGACTCGCTGCCGGAGGACCAGTACTGGATGACCCCGGAGCTGCTGTCCATCCACGGGACCAAGGTGGCCGAGTCGTTCACCGAGGAGCAGAAGTGGGCGATCAGCAAGTGGGAGAGCGTCAACTTCTACAGCCTGAACGTCGACGGCATCCGTGAGCTGATCACCGAGATCATCGCCCGGATCCACACGAAGGACTTCGCCCTCTCCTCCGAGTACTTCCACCACATGATCGGCGAGGAGAACGCGCACATGTGGTTCTTCGCCCGGTTCTGCCTGCTGTACGGCGGCAAGGTCTACCCGGACAAGGGCGTCCAGCTGGAGATGAAGTCCGAGGGCGAGTCCGCCCACTTCCTCGTCTTCGCGCGGCTGCTGCTCTTCGAAGAGGTCGTCGACTTCTTCAACAAGCGGATGGGCGACGACGACCGGCTGCACCCCACGATCCGCAAGATCAACGCGATCCACCACCAGGACGAGTCCCGGCACGTCGCCTTCGGCCGGCAGATCGTCTCGCACCTGCACCGTCAGCTGCGGGAGAAGCTGAGCACCGAGGAGCTGGCCGAGCTGGAGCTGTACCTCAAGCGGTACCTGCGCAAGTCCGTGGACGGCCTGGTGAACCCGGCGGCCTTCAAGGACGCGGGCATCGCGAACCCCTACCAGGTGCGCAACGAGGTGCTGGCCGACCCGGCCTTCCACGAGCTGGAGCGCAAGATGCTCAAGCGCTCGATGAGCTTCCTCGTGAACGAGGGCATCTTCACCGACGACGTTCTGCCGCGCTCATGA
- a CDS encoding AMP-binding protein, translating into MTTPDSGAPAAYVTSAIEQFAARGGSTALIHGERSMTFAELLSLAYRTARVLRDAGLGRGDRLVLLAANPIEMSAVGLAAHLLGISYTPVYAAGGEQVAEHILRDAAPAAVILACAGPILPGPRMAELARAAGVKLLFGLGPGADPEVTDLLAEAALRSDAPLAVEAREEDVARVLYTGGTTGLPKGVVYTFGALTAAAGAWAGAAPPPGLRFLAMTPMAHAAGAIACGLLRHHVSVELFDEFDADVLLVRIAEASAEGRPVTTYLYPPYLYRLLDHPALADTDLSGLAAVSYGSAPVTPHRLAQAVRGLGPRLRQSYALTEAIAITSLGPEDHAAAAASRPELFGSVGRAVPGVSLRVTGGDGRALGPRTEGAVEVSGPTVMAGYWQRPGLSAEVLRDGWLSTGDLGVIDEDGYLYLTGRAKDLVIVDGTNCYPQAVENVLTAHPDIRRAAVIGVPDPLTGEALVAVCVSREDPREDGRPGLAEELRASVREALGAAHAPGRFEFVPDIPTASYGKPDKAALRALFSPLTPPNPTSPTSSGSNG; encoded by the coding sequence GTGACCACGCCCGACTCCGGCGCCCCCGCCGCGTACGTCACCAGCGCCATCGAGCAGTTCGCCGCCCGCGGCGGGAGCACCGCGCTGATCCACGGCGAGCGGTCCATGACCTTCGCCGAGCTCCTCTCGCTGGCCTACCGCACGGCCCGGGTCCTGCGGGACGCGGGCCTGGGCCGCGGGGACCGGCTCGTCCTGCTGGCCGCCAACCCGATCGAGATGTCGGCGGTGGGGCTGGCCGCGCACCTCCTCGGCATCAGCTACACCCCGGTGTACGCGGCCGGCGGCGAGCAGGTCGCCGAGCACATCCTGCGCGACGCCGCCCCCGCGGCCGTGATCCTCGCCTGCGCCGGGCCGATCCTGCCGGGGCCCCGGATGGCCGAACTCGCCCGCGCGGCCGGGGTGAAGCTGCTGTTCGGCCTCGGCCCCGGCGCGGACCCGGAGGTGACCGACCTGCTCGCCGAGGCCGCCCTGCGGTCGGACGCCCCGCTGGCGGTGGAAGCCCGGGAGGAGGACGTCGCCCGGGTGCTGTACACGGGCGGCACCACCGGCCTGCCCAAGGGGGTCGTGTACACCTTCGGCGCGCTGACCGCGGCCGCCGGGGCCTGGGCGGGCGCGGCGCCCCCGCCGGGGCTGCGGTTCCTGGCCATGACGCCGATGGCGCACGCCGCGGGTGCGATCGCCTGCGGGCTGCTGCGCCACCACGTGAGCGTCGAGCTGTTCGACGAGTTCGACGCGGACGTGCTGCTGGTGCGGATCGCCGAGGCCTCCGCCGAGGGCCGGCCGGTCACCACGTACCTCTACCCGCCGTACCTGTACCGGCTCCTGGACCACCCCGCCCTGGCGGACACGGACCTCTCCGGGCTCGCGGCCGTCAGCTACGGCAGCGCGCCCGTGACCCCGCACCGGCTCGCCCAGGCGGTCCGCGGCCTCGGCCCCCGGCTGCGGCAGAGCTACGCGCTGACCGAGGCCATCGCGATCACCAGCCTGGGTCCCGAGGACCACGCGGCGGCCGCCGCTTCCCGCCCCGAGCTGTTCGGCTCGGTCGGCCGCGCGGTGCCCGGGGTGTCCCTCCGGGTCACCGGCGGGGACGGCCGCGCGCTGGGGCCCCGTACGGAAGGCGCGGTCGAGGTGTCCGGGCCCACCGTGATGGCGGGCTACTGGCAGCGGCCCGGCCTGAGCGCGGAGGTGCTGCGGGACGGCTGGCTGAGCACCGGCGACCTCGGGGTGATCGACGAGGACGGCTACCTGTACCTGACCGGGCGGGCGAAGGACCTGGTCATCGTGGACGGGACCAACTGCTATCCGCAGGCCGTCGAGAACGTGCTGACGGCCCATCCGGACATCCGGCGCGCCGCCGTCATCGGGGTGCCCGACCCGCTCACGGGCGAGGCCCTGGTCGCCGTCTGTGTTTCCCGGGAGGACCCGCGGGAGGACGGCCGGCCCGGCCTCGCGGAGGAGCTGCGCGCCTCGGTGCGCGAGGCCCTGGGCGCCGCCCACGCGCCCGGGCGGTTCGAGTTCGTCCCGGACATCCCCACGGCCTCCTACGGAAAGCCCGACAAGGCGGCGCTGCGCGCCCTCTTCTCGCCCCTGACCCCGCCGAACCCGACAAGCCCGACGTCCTCCGGGAGCAACGGATGA
- a CDS encoding L-2-amino-thiazoline-4-carboxylic acid hydrolase, translated as MTPSASPAPVPAGPGEPSADLLRQFWWLHDARWYQGVARRFGQDAANEVNAEAMQFVTRRIASAYAREEGLAPGLSAAELAGALTGISELMTGDAVEASNKVTGEESFETAVTRNFALEMLARAGTLEGYECPCPQMRAGWFEGLKTEVSDHRVECLRTGGSACRFRTSTASGATAAATATTTTTTTTAAPTTAAPGQETP; from the coding sequence GTGACCCCTTCCGCCTCCCCGGCACCCGTACCGGCAGGCCCCGGCGAGCCCTCCGCCGACCTGCTGCGCCAGTTCTGGTGGCTGCACGACGCCCGCTGGTACCAGGGGGTCGCGCGGCGGTTCGGCCAGGACGCGGCGAACGAGGTCAACGCGGAGGCGATGCAGTTCGTCACCCGGCGGATCGCCTCCGCCTACGCCCGGGAAGAGGGGCTGGCCCCGGGGCTCTCCGCCGCAGAGCTGGCCGGCGCGCTGACCGGCATCTCGGAGCTGATGACCGGGGACGCCGTGGAGGCCTCCAACAAGGTCACCGGCGAGGAGTCCTTCGAGACGGCGGTCACCCGCAACTTCGCCCTGGAGATGCTCGCGCGCGCCGGGACGCTGGAGGGCTACGAGTGCCCGTGCCCGCAGATGCGGGCGGGCTGGTTCGAGGGCTTGAAGACGGAGGTCAGCGACCACCGGGTGGAGTGCCTGCGCACCGGCGGCTCCGCCTGCCGCTTCCGTACGAGCACGGCGTCCGGCGCGACCGCCGCCGCGACCGCCACCACCACGACCACCACGACCACCGCCGCCCCCACCACAGCCGCCCCCGGGCAGGAGACCCCGTGA
- a CDS encoding beta-ketoacyl-[acyl-carrier-protein] synthase family protein, translated as MRSGLREQYDVWVTGIGLVTPLGIGVPAFVDGLAAQRSGLRRLEGEVWAATGADVAGVAPEISALDLLPRTEARSVDRFVLMALAAADEALGDAKLTVGQDVAADRVAVVVSTGAGGLATYEEQAVARASRGRAAVSPYLLPGMLPNMAAARIAIRHGVRGLSSSIATACAAGAMSVAEGLRLIREGTADVVICGGTDTALAPSVATSFGNARALARAGTGDPAAASRPFDLDRSGFVLAEGAGILVLERAAHARARSAHAYGRVLGWGATSDAHHPTSPRPDGEGAADAMRRALADAGLSPRDIGYVNAHGTGTKVGDLAEARAVRAVFGEDGPPVSSVKGAIGHLLGAAGAVEAAATVLALHHRSLPATANLDRPDPECALDHVRGAPRAAAPEAAVSNSFAFGGHNVSLVLGKAPEAV; from the coding sequence GTGAGGAGCGGGCTCCGGGAGCAGTACGACGTCTGGGTCACCGGGATCGGGCTGGTCACCCCGCTGGGGATCGGCGTACCGGCCTTCGTCGACGGGCTCGCGGCCCAGCGCTCGGGGCTGCGCCGCCTGGAGGGGGAGGTGTGGGCCGCGACCGGCGCCGACGTGGCCGGGGTGGCCCCCGAGATCTCCGCCCTGGACCTGTTGCCGCGCACCGAGGCGCGGTCGGTCGACCGGTTCGTGCTCATGGCGCTGGCCGCAGCCGACGAGGCGCTCGGCGACGCGAAGCTGACGGTGGGCCAGGACGTGGCGGCGGACCGGGTGGCGGTGGTGGTCTCCACCGGCGCCGGCGGGCTCGCGACCTACGAGGAGCAGGCCGTGGCCCGCGCCTCCCGGGGCCGGGCCGCGGTCAGCCCGTACCTCCTTCCCGGCATGCTCCCCAACATGGCGGCGGCCCGCATCGCCATCCGCCACGGCGTCCGCGGACTCAGCAGCTCCATCGCCACGGCCTGCGCGGCGGGGGCGATGTCGGTGGCCGAGGGCCTGCGGCTGATCCGCGAGGGCACCGCGGACGTGGTGATCTGCGGGGGCACCGACACCGCGCTCGCCCCCTCCGTGGCCACCTCCTTCGGCAACGCCCGCGCCCTGGCCCGCGCCGGTACGGGTGATCCGGCGGCGGCCAGCCGCCCGTTCGACCTGGACCGCAGCGGCTTCGTCCTGGCCGAGGGCGCCGGGATCCTCGTCCTGGAGCGGGCCGCCCACGCCCGCGCCCGTTCGGCGCACGCCTACGGGCGGGTGCTGGGCTGGGGCGCGACCAGCGACGCCCACCACCCGACCTCGCCCCGGCCCGACGGCGAGGGCGCGGCGGACGCCATGCGGCGCGCGCTGGCGGACGCGGGGCTCTCGCCCCGGGACATCGGCTACGTCAACGCCCACGGGACCGGCACCAAGGTCGGCGACCTGGCCGAGGCGCGGGCCGTCCGCGCGGTGTTCGGCGAGGACGGGCCGCCGGTCAGCTCGGTCAAGGGCGCCATCGGCCATCTCCTGGGCGCGGCGGGCGCGGTGGAGGCGGCGGCGACCGTACTCGCCCTGCACCACCGGAGCCTCCCGGCGACGGCCAACCTCGACCGGCCGGACCCGGAGTGCGCACTCGACCACGTACGCGGCGCGCCCCGCGCGGCGGCGCCCGAGGCGGCGGTGTCCAACTCCTTCGCCTTCGGCGGCCACAACGTGAGCCTCGTGCTCGGCAAGGCCCCGGAGGCGGTCTGA
- a CDS encoding beta-ketoacyl synthase chain length factor, producing MTPSPLPSATLSTRSEAAAEVLAEGAWPVPGDPELPVPLAGFAVSSFSPMASAAADRCLEQVHGAPGAVEPGGGPAGPGEEERVRRAGRTAIVLASRGGDLETHTATAVAVDAGRPAAPLLFFQSVPNAVVGHIAKRWGLRGPVICFSPDAAGADPLGEALDVARFLANGGDADEALLLLVEQVGPDGASASARALLVRSVPDASPDGSSDASSDASPDAGEAS from the coding sequence ATGACCCCTTCCCCCCTCCCCTCCGCCACCCTTTCCACCCGCTCCGAGGCAGCCGCGGAGGTCCTCGCGGAGGGCGCCTGGCCGGTCCCGGGCGACCCCGAACTGCCGGTGCCGCTGGCCGGTTTCGCCGTGTCCTCCTTCAGCCCGATGGCCTCGGCCGCCGCCGACCGCTGCCTGGAGCAGGTCCACGGAGCTCCCGGCGCGGTGGAGCCCGGCGGCGGGCCGGCCGGTCCCGGCGAGGAGGAGCGCGTACGGCGGGCCGGGCGCACGGCGATCGTGCTGGCCTCCCGGGGCGGCGACCTGGAGACCCACACGGCGACCGCGGTCGCCGTGGACGCCGGCCGGCCCGCGGCGCCCCTGCTGTTCTTCCAGTCCGTGCCCAACGCGGTGGTCGGCCACATCGCCAAGCGCTGGGGGCTGCGTGGTCCGGTGATCTGCTTCAGCCCCGACGCGGCGGGCGCCGATCCGCTGGGCGAAGCCCTGGACGTCGCCCGCTTCCTGGCCAACGGGGGCGACGCCGACGAGGCGCTGCTGCTGCTCGTGGAGCAGGTCGGCCCGGACGGCGCGTCGGCGAGCGCCCGCGCCCTGCTCGTACGGTCCGTGCCGGACGCCTCGCCGGACGGCTCGTCCGACGCCTCGTCCGACGCCTCGCCCGACGCCGGGGAGGCATCGTGA
- a CDS encoding beta-ketoacyl-[acyl-carrier-protein] synthase family protein has protein sequence MTGADRAVVVTGLGVTSAFGRGEEALGRGLAASRAAFGPVGRFATDRYRTGVAAVLPGAPDLDEELRRVVDEACEQAGLSPAERAQAPLLLGRHTDPAVARRPLAVQGKSAISDTAAELARACGLLGAARTYTNACVAASTAVSEAAVRIRTGRQDRVVVSAGYLVDEDNFALFSAGRALSPDGVLRSFSSGRKGLLLGDGVGAVVLESARAAAARGARPLAVLSGWGLAGDAHHVCRPHPEGLGMARAIGAALDRAGLTPADIGYVNAHGTGTPANDSSESAALRLALGDAVDGIPVSSTKSLHGHSLEASGMLELAVTLLVLRSGELPVNAGHLGPDDDCRLDLVLGSPRRVSPRHVLSLNAAFGGANTALVVSAP, from the coding sequence GTGACCGGGGCGGACCGGGCGGTCGTCGTCACCGGGCTCGGCGTCACCAGCGCCTTCGGCCGCGGCGAGGAGGCCCTCGGGCGGGGACTGGCCGCCTCCCGGGCGGCGTTCGGCCCGGTCGGGCGCTTCGCCACGGACCGGTACCGCACGGGCGTCGCCGCCGTACTGCCGGGCGCGCCCGACCTGGACGAGGAGCTGCGCCGGGTCGTGGACGAGGCCTGCGAGCAGGCCGGTCTGTCGCCGGCCGAGCGCGCGCAGGCTCCGCTCCTGCTGGGCCGGCACACCGATCCGGCCGTGGCCCGCCGGCCACTGGCCGTGCAGGGCAAGTCGGCGATCTCGGACACCGCGGCCGAACTGGCGCGGGCCTGCGGGCTGCTCGGCGCGGCCCGGACCTACACCAACGCCTGTGTGGCCGCCAGCACGGCGGTCTCCGAGGCGGCCGTACGGATCCGCACCGGCCGCCAGGACCGCGTGGTCGTCTCCGCGGGCTACCTCGTGGACGAGGACAACTTCGCGCTGTTCTCCGCCGGCCGGGCGCTCTCCCCCGACGGCGTCCTGCGCTCCTTCAGCTCCGGCCGCAAGGGCCTGCTGCTCGGCGACGGCGTCGGCGCGGTGGTCCTGGAGTCCGCGCGGGCCGCCGCCGCCCGCGGAGCCCGGCCGCTCGCCGTCCTGTCCGGCTGGGGCCTGGCCGGCGACGCCCACCACGTGTGCCGGCCGCACCCCGAGGGCCTCGGCATGGCCCGGGCCATCGGCGCCGCGCTGGACCGGGCCGGGCTGACGCCCGCGGACATCGGCTACGTCAACGCCCACGGCACCGGCACGCCCGCCAACGACTCCTCGGAGAGCGCGGCCCTGCGCCTCGCCCTCGGGGACGCGGTCGACGGCATCCCGGTGAGCTCCACGAAGTCCCTCCACGGGCACAGTCTGGAGGCGTCCGGGATGCTCGAACTCGCCGTCACCCTGCTGGTCCTGCGCAGCGGGGAACTCCCCGTCAACGCGGGGCACTTGGGTCCCGACGACGACTGCCGCCTGGACCTGGTCCTCGGCTCGCCCCGCCGGGTCTCCCCCCGGCACGTCCTCAGCCTGAACGCCGCTTTCGGCGGGGCCAACACCGCATTGGTGGTGAGCGCGCCATGA
- a CDS encoding acyl carrier protein encodes MSGRSPAPGRPEVIALLAQHDECAPGDVGERIDSLQLAWLVHVVEERYGIRIDLDEELEAMDTVDGAVAVLAGAPAASVPGGSAS; translated from the coding sequence GTGAGCGGCCGGTCCCCCGCCCCCGGCCGCCCGGAGGTGATCGCCCTGCTCGCCCAGCACGACGAGTGCGCCCCGGGCGACGTGGGCGAGCGGATCGACTCCCTGCAGCTGGCCTGGCTGGTGCACGTGGTCGAGGAGCGGTACGGCATACGGATCGACCTCGACGAGGAGCTGGAGGCCATGGACACGGTCGACGGCGCCGTGGCGGTACTGGCGGGCGCGCCGGCCGCCTCCGTACCGGGCGGGAGCGCCTCGTGA
- a CDS encoding acyl carrier protein, producing the protein MSNPVRAFVVNTLETMNLDTAGVGDDTPIGDDGLELESLTTAELVMQVEEEYGVKFTDEDVEALQTMTLGAFVSQVEQRRTQVAAQAGPA; encoded by the coding sequence ATGAGCAACCCCGTGCGCGCCTTCGTAGTGAACACCCTCGAAACCATGAACCTCGACACGGCCGGGGTCGGCGACGACACCCCCATCGGGGACGACGGCCTGGAGCTGGAGTCGCTGACCACCGCCGAACTCGTCATGCAGGTCGAGGAGGAGTACGGGGTCAAGTTCACCGACGAGGACGTCGAGGCCCTGCAGACCATGACCCTCGGCGCCTTCGTCTCCCAGGTCGAGCAGCGCCGGACCCAGGTCGCGGCCCAGGCCGGCCCGGCGTGA
- a CDS encoding 4'-phosphopantetheinyl transferase family protein — translation MSRVEVWLAVPVGDQRRHAHALLRRAAAAVLGVRPEGLAVAREPGGRPYVVSRPGARDHGSRPPVRVNVSVSHTRGLTAVAVCTGGDVGVDVEPARELPAVALARRWFGEEDVRWIEGHAPDLRARALLWVWTHKEALGKVLGTGLAGGGRLGPVPLPAAGLPQQPAGRPVTLREIFPGAGLTSAVPDGPEGYVLCVAGGPGTEGAEVSVTRVDG, via the coding sequence GTGTCCCGTGTAGAGGTGTGGCTCGCGGTCCCGGTCGGTGACCAGCGCAGGCACGCGCACGCGCTGCTGCGGCGGGCCGCGGCGGCGGTGCTGGGCGTCCGGCCCGAGGGCCTGGCCGTGGCCCGGGAGCCGGGCGGACGGCCCTACGTGGTGTCACGGCCCGGCGCCCGGGACCACGGGTCGCGGCCGCCGGTACGGGTGAACGTGAGCGTGAGCCACACCCGCGGCCTGACCGCGGTGGCGGTCTGCACCGGCGGAGACGTGGGCGTGGACGTGGAGCCGGCCCGCGAGCTCCCGGCGGTCGCCCTCGCCCGGCGCTGGTTCGGCGAGGAGGACGTCCGCTGGATCGAGGGGCACGCACCCGACCTGCGGGCCCGCGCCCTGCTGTGGGTCTGGACGCACAAGGAGGCGCTGGGCAAGGTGCTCGGCACCGGGCTGGCCGGCGGAGGCCGACTGGGGCCGGTTCCGCTGCCCGCCGCCGGCCTGCCGCAGCAGCCCGCCGGGCGTCCGGTGACCCTGCGGGAGATCTTCCCGGGCGCGGGCCTGACCAGCGCCGTTCCCGACGGTCCCGAGGGCTACGTGCTGTGCGTGGCCGGTGGCCCGGGGACCGAGGGCGCAGAGGTGTCCGTCACCCGCGTGGACGGCTGA